A region of Plantactinospora sp. BC1 DNA encodes the following proteins:
- a CDS encoding sigma 54-interacting transcriptional regulator, with the protein MTEISQVPPTPPAELPGTLGALRAAGHRYRTVKQELRDNLLARLRSGEPRFPGIVGYDETVLPEVERALLAGHDMVLLGERGQGKTRLIRALGQLLDEWTPVIRGSELNEHPLHPLTPASRRAVEEAGDELPIGWLHRSMRYGEKLATPDTSVGDLIGDVDPIRVAQGRTLGDPETIHFGLVPRTNRGIFAVNELPDLAERIQVALLNVLEERDIQVRGYQLRLPLDLLLVASANPEDYTNRGRIITPLKDRFGAEIRTHYPLDLELELALIRQEAALVAAVPEHVLEVLARFARAVRESPAVDPRSGVSARFAIAAAETVSAAALRRAGLLGAGGPDGQPAAPADTEPVARVGDAVSVTSTLRGKVEFESGEEGREIEILGHLLRTATADTFRARLAGLDVSGFTALVADGAIIETGELVGPTELLRQVGTVPGLAKALDRLGLGDAPTPAEAAAGIEFVLEGLHLTRRLAKDVTDEGRTRYGGRSPDGGRGPGERSARDDDWA; encoded by the coding sequence GTGACGGAAATTTCCCAGGTCCCACCGACCCCGCCGGCCGAGCTTCCCGGCACCCTCGGCGCACTGCGCGCCGCCGGGCACCGGTACCGGACGGTCAAGCAGGAACTCCGGGACAACCTGCTGGCCCGGCTCCGGTCCGGCGAACCCCGCTTCCCCGGCATCGTCGGCTACGACGAGACCGTGCTCCCCGAGGTCGAGCGGGCCCTGCTGGCCGGGCACGACATGGTGCTGCTCGGCGAGCGCGGCCAGGGCAAGACCCGACTGATCCGCGCCCTGGGCCAGCTCCTCGACGAGTGGACCCCGGTGATCCGTGGCTCCGAGCTGAACGAGCACCCGCTGCACCCGCTGACCCCGGCCTCCCGCCGGGCCGTCGAGGAGGCCGGCGACGAGCTGCCGATCGGCTGGCTGCACCGGTCGATGCGGTACGGCGAGAAGCTCGCCACCCCGGACACCAGCGTCGGCGACCTGATCGGCGACGTGGACCCGATCCGAGTGGCCCAGGGGCGTACCCTCGGCGACCCGGAGACGATCCACTTCGGGCTGGTACCCCGGACCAACCGGGGCATCTTCGCCGTCAACGAGCTGCCCGACCTGGCCGAGCGGATCCAGGTGGCCCTGCTCAACGTGCTGGAGGAGCGGGACATCCAGGTACGCGGCTACCAGCTCCGGCTGCCGCTGGACCTGCTGCTGGTGGCGAGCGCCAACCCCGAGGACTACACCAACCGGGGGCGGATCATCACCCCGCTCAAGGACCGGTTCGGCGCCGAGATCCGTACCCACTACCCGCTCGACCTCGAACTGGAGCTGGCGCTGATCCGGCAGGAGGCGGCGCTGGTCGCCGCCGTACCGGAGCACGTGCTGGAGGTGCTGGCCCGGTTCGCCCGGGCGGTGCGGGAGTCCCCGGCCGTCGACCCGCGCTCCGGTGTCTCGGCCCGGTTCGCCATCGCCGCCGCCGAGACCGTCTCGGCCGCCGCGCTGCGCCGGGCCGGCCTGCTCGGCGCCGGCGGCCCGGACGGGCAGCCCGCCGCACCGGCCGACACCGAACCGGTGGCCCGGGTCGGTGACGCGGTCTCGGTGACCAGCACCCTGCGCGGCAAGGTCGAGTTCGAGAGCGGCGAGGAGGGCCGGGAGATCGAGATCCTCGGTCACCTGCTCCGGACCGCCACCGCCGACACGTTCCGGGCCCGGCTGGCCGGGCTGGACGTCTCCGGCTTCACCGCGCTGGTCGCCGACGGCGCGATCATCGAGACCGGCGAGCTGGTCGGCCCGACCGAGCTGCTCCGGCAGGTCGGCACCGTACCGGGGCTGGCCAAGGCGCTGGACCGGCTCGGGCTCGGCGACGCACCCACCCCGGCCGAGGCGGCGGCCGGGATCGAGTTCGTACTCGAAGGGCTGCACCTGACCCGGCGGCTCGCCAAGGACGTCACCGACGAGGGCCGTACCCGATATGGCGGGCGCAGCCCCGACGGCGGCCGGGGCCCCGGCGAGCGGTCGGCCCGCGACGACGACTGGGCCTGA
- a CDS encoding DUF6036 family nucleotidyltransferase — translation MSAADPLLDRAAIEDAFRRLGDRLARRGVIADLYVFGGAAMALAYDARRATRDIDAVFQPHGIVLDEARAVADELGLPHWWLNEQASAYVAPGGDATAPRVFDHPGLRVAAASPEHLLAMKVLAARRRDAEDIRFLVERLGLTSAEQVLRLCGEIFPEEEVPGRARLVLDDVFDEQ, via the coding sequence GTGAGCGCCGCCGACCCGCTGTTGGACCGCGCCGCGATCGAGGATGCCTTTCGCCGGCTGGGAGATCGGCTGGCCCGGCGTGGGGTGATCGCAGATCTTTACGTTTTCGGTGGCGCGGCCATGGCCCTGGCCTACGATGCCCGTCGGGCGACCCGTGACATCGACGCCGTGTTCCAGCCGCATGGCATAGTGCTCGACGAGGCCCGAGCGGTCGCCGACGAACTGGGCCTTCCGCACTGGTGGCTCAACGAGCAGGCGAGTGCTTATGTAGCGCCCGGCGGCGATGCGACGGCTCCTCGTGTCTTCGATCACCCTGGGCTGCGGGTTGCGGCGGCGTCTCCCGAGCATCTTCTGGCGATGAAAGTGCTTGCGGCGCGGCGTCGGGACGCCGAAGACATTCGATTCCTGGTCGAGCGCCTCGGGCTGACCAGCGCCGAGCAGGTACTCAGGCTATGCGGGGAGATTTTTCCCGAGGAAGAGGTTCCGGGCCGGGCGAGGCTGGTTCTTGATGACGTGTTCGACGAGCAGTAG
- a CDS encoding class I SAM-dependent methyltransferase produces MPPPPEEVIAGQAVYNRLVLAGYDTFVLGFSCRLVWRCAKRHMLDNYQRNIGARHVEFGAGTAYFLDRCRFPTVAPELTLVDLNPTVLRVSAARVARYRPAVVQADVLQPIPFDDGKLRSGHHDSVGANFLLHCLPGSWSEKAAVFDNAAAALRPGGRIFGSTILASGVPVNATARRLMRLYNARGIFHNTDDDLAGLRWQLDQRFTDIQLTVRGCVALFEATKPAPTKDLVD; encoded by the coding sequence GTGCCACCGCCGCCCGAGGAGGTCATCGCCGGCCAGGCCGTCTACAACCGGCTGGTGCTCGCCGGCTACGACACGTTCGTGCTCGGCTTCTCCTGCCGACTCGTCTGGCGGTGCGCCAAGCGGCACATGCTGGACAACTACCAGCGCAACATCGGCGCTCGGCACGTGGAGTTCGGCGCCGGCACCGCGTACTTCCTGGACCGGTGCCGCTTCCCGACCGTGGCCCCCGAACTGACCCTGGTCGACCTCAACCCGACCGTGCTGCGGGTCAGCGCGGCCCGGGTGGCCCGCTACCGTCCGGCGGTGGTGCAGGCCGACGTGCTCCAGCCGATTCCCTTCGACGACGGCAAGCTCCGCAGCGGCCACCACGACTCGGTCGGGGCGAACTTCCTGCTGCACTGTCTGCCCGGCTCCTGGTCGGAGAAGGCCGCCGTCTTCGACAACGCGGCTGCGGCGCTCCGCCCCGGCGGCCGGATCTTCGGCAGCACGATCCTCGCCTCGGGGGTGCCGGTCAACGCGACCGCACGGCGGCTGATGAGGCTCTACAACGCGCGGGGGATCTTCCACAACACCGACGACGACCTGGCCGGGCTGCGCTGGCAACTCGACCAGCGCTTCACCGACATCCAGCTCACCGTACGCGGCTGCGTCGCCCTCTTCGAGGCCACCAAGCCGGCACCGACGAAGGATCTTGTCGACTGA
- a CDS encoding AAA family ATPase: protein MIDLSSAVVVLTGAMAAGKSTVAQRLAERLPRAAHVRGDLFRRMIVSGRRGFTPEETDEAAAQLRLRYQLAAATADGYARAGFTAVLQDVVLGPVWADYLDLVATRPRYAVVLVPRPEVIHRRERGRAKRGYGEWTVESLDSAVRDDTPRLGLWLDNSDQTPDETVDEILAKLSLARLPD, encoded by the coding sequence ATGATCGATCTGTCGTCCGCCGTCGTCGTGCTGACCGGGGCCATGGCCGCCGGCAAGTCCACGGTGGCACAACGCCTCGCCGAGCGGCTGCCCCGGGCGGCGCACGTCCGGGGCGACCTCTTCCGCCGCATGATCGTGTCGGGTCGCCGCGGCTTCACACCCGAGGAGACGGACGAGGCGGCGGCGCAACTCCGGCTGCGGTACCAGCTCGCGGCGGCGACCGCCGACGGCTACGCCCGGGCCGGCTTCACCGCCGTACTCCAGGATGTCGTCCTCGGCCCCGTCTGGGCCGACTACCTGGACCTGGTCGCCACCCGCCCGCGCTACGCGGTCGTGCTCGTGCCGCGCCCGGAGGTGATCCATCGGCGTGAGCGGGGCCGGGCCAAGCGGGGCTACGGCGAGTGGACGGTCGAGTCGCTCGACTCGGCGGTACGCGACGACACTCCCCGGTTGGGCCTCTGGCTGGACAACTCCGACCAGACGCCGGACGAGACAGTCGACGAGATCCTGGCCAAGCTGTCCCTCGCCCGACTGCCCGACTGA
- a CDS encoding helix-turn-helix transcriptional regulator: protein MERSPMLEHFAEELRLARSAASMSQTALAEAINYSQPMVAKVESCERRPSLDFARRCDTVFNTDGRFVRIQKRISREIVVQYFREWAGVEQEAKALRSFEPAYVPGLLQTEAYSRAVFSGPGLLSGEEIEEQVTTRLDRQEILARPKPPLLTFVLDEFVLRREIGDRTVMREQLLHLVKVGTTVPQVRIHVVPASVGSYAGLDGPFVLATPPAGEPAVYFEGHWHGHMDDRSDFVRHMIDIWETIRSVALPQQQSLDLIAEVAETWT, encoded by the coding sequence ATGGAACGGTCTCCGATGCTCGAACACTTCGCCGAGGAGCTGCGGCTCGCCCGGTCCGCCGCGAGCATGTCCCAGACGGCGCTGGCCGAGGCGATCAACTACTCCCAGCCGATGGTCGCCAAGGTGGAGAGCTGCGAACGCCGGCCCAGTCTCGACTTCGCCCGGCGCTGCGACACGGTCTTCAACACCGACGGCCGCTTCGTACGCATCCAGAAGCGGATCAGCCGGGAGATCGTCGTGCAGTACTTCCGGGAGTGGGCCGGCGTCGAACAGGAAGCGAAAGCGCTGCGGTCATTCGAGCCGGCCTACGTGCCGGGGCTGTTGCAGACCGAGGCATATTCCCGGGCGGTCTTCTCCGGGCCAGGGCTGCTCTCAGGCGAGGAAATCGAGGAGCAGGTGACCACCCGGTTGGACCGGCAGGAAATCCTGGCTCGGCCGAAGCCGCCCCTGCTCACCTTCGTCCTGGACGAGTTCGTGCTCCGCCGGGAGATCGGTGACCGGACAGTGATGCGGGAACAACTGCTGCACCTGGTCAAAGTTGGCACCACCGTGCCACAGGTAAGGATCCACGTGGTGCCGGCCTCGGTCGGGTCATACGCCGGGCTGGACGGCCCGTTCGTGCTCGCCACCCCGCCGGCTGGCGAACCGGCCGTCTACTTCGAGGGGCACTGGCACGGCCACATGGACGACCGGTCGGACTTCGTGCGTCATATGATCGATATTTGGGAGACCATCCGCAGCGTGGCGCTGCCGCAGCAGCAGTCGCTCGACCTGATCGCAGAGGTGGCCGAGACATGGACCTGA
- a CDS encoding DUF397 domain-containing protein has translation MDLTGARWRRSSRSNSSGGNCVEVADTLAGVVAVRDSKDPGGPALTFGPDAWRAFLGDLSRR, from the coding sequence ATGGACCTGACCGGAGCCCGCTGGCGCAGAAGCAGCCGAAGCAACAGCAGCGGCGGCAACTGTGTGGAGGTCGCCGACACCCTGGCCGGCGTCGTCGCGGTGCGGGACAGCAAGGACCCGGGTGGACCGGCGCTGACCTTCGGGCCGGACGCCTGGCGGGCCTTCCTCGGAGACCTGTCCCGGCGATAG
- a CDS encoding N-acetyltransferase: protein MTDLDAIQITTLAQRPELTGRIYEITDTWPVFSSEDLIASALHLRVPGEFPEYCVVATDGDRVVARGFAVPFNATLRGREEMPAQGWDVVLVWAFNDLRRGNVPTIASALEITIDVDYLGRGLSHRMVAALRDAAGRQGHEVLLAPVRPTAKHLQPQLPMSDYIRQRRDDGLPTDPWLRVHVRAGGTIEKVAPASMTVAGSLAQWREWTGLPFDRDGDIEIPGGLVPVRCALAHDYAVYVEPNVWVRHRT from the coding sequence GTGACAGACCTCGACGCCATCCAGATCACCACGCTCGCGCAGCGGCCCGAGCTGACGGGCCGGATCTACGAGATCACCGACACCTGGCCGGTCTTCAGCAGCGAGGACCTGATCGCGAGCGCACTGCACCTGCGGGTGCCCGGGGAGTTCCCGGAGTACTGCGTGGTGGCCACCGACGGCGACCGGGTCGTCGCGCGAGGGTTCGCCGTCCCGTTCAACGCCACCCTGCGGGGCCGGGAGGAGATGCCGGCGCAGGGCTGGGACGTGGTACTGGTGTGGGCGTTCAACGACCTGCGCCGGGGCAACGTACCGACCATCGCCAGCGCGTTGGAGATCACGATCGACGTCGACTACCTCGGCCGTGGCCTCTCGCATCGCATGGTCGCCGCGCTGCGCGACGCGGCCGGCCGGCAGGGCCACGAGGTGCTGCTCGCCCCGGTCCGCCCGACCGCCAAGCACCTGCAACCGCAGCTGCCGATGAGCGACTACATCCGTCAGCGGCGCGACGACGGCCTGCCGACCGACCCGTGGCTGCGGGTGCACGTCCGGGCCGGCGGCACGATCGAGAAGGTCGCCCCGGCGTCGATGACGGTCGCCGGGTCATTGGCCCAGTGGCGGGAGTGGACCGGGCTGCCCTTCGACCGCGACGGCGACATCGAGATCCCCGGCGGGCTGGTGCCGGTACGCTGCGCCCTCGCCCACGACTACGCCGTCTACGTCGAACCCAACGTCTGGGTACGCCACCGCACCTGA
- a CDS encoding peptidylprolyl isomerase: MIGLVAAAVAIVLCLGVGCAGLVVYYVRPGNDSGSEAGGDGPGATPSPGTRTASAQCAGSITPAHAQTRAVGLPDFDAAPRTGTATMRLSTNLGEIAISMDRSRTPCTVASFQHLAGQKFFDGSRCHRLVTEGIFVLQCGDPSGTGMGGPDYRFADENLGGAQYGRGVVAMANTGEPGTNGSQFFIIFQDSTSGLQPLYTPFGTVTTGLDVVDRVAAGGHDNSIPAGGGAPKVGITIQTLAVN, from the coding sequence GTGATCGGCTTGGTCGCCGCGGCCGTTGCGATCGTGCTCTGCCTCGGCGTCGGCTGCGCCGGCCTGGTGGTCTACTACGTGCGGCCCGGCAACGACAGCGGCTCGGAGGCGGGCGGCGACGGCCCGGGGGCCACGCCGAGCCCGGGGACGCGCACCGCGTCGGCGCAGTGCGCGGGCAGCATCACCCCGGCGCACGCCCAGACCAGGGCGGTCGGGCTGCCCGACTTCGACGCGGCACCCCGGACCGGCACCGCCACGATGCGGCTGAGCACCAACCTCGGCGAGATCGCGATCAGCATGGACCGGTCCCGCACCCCGTGCACGGTGGCGAGCTTCCAGCACCTCGCCGGGCAGAAGTTCTTCGACGGCAGCCGGTGCCACCGGCTCGTCACCGAGGGGATCTTCGTGCTCCAGTGCGGCGACCCGAGCGGCACCGGGATGGGCGGGCCGGACTACAGGTTCGCCGACGAGAACCTGGGCGGCGCGCAGTACGGCCGGGGTGTGGTGGCGATGGCGAACACCGGCGAGCCGGGCACCAACGGCAGCCAGTTCTTCATCATCTTCCAGGACAGTACGAGCGGGCTCCAGCCCCTCTACACCCCGTTCGGCACCGTCACCACCGGTCTCGACGTGGTGGACCGGGTGGCCGCCGGTGGCCACGACAACTCCATCCCCGCCGGTGGCGGGGCGCCGAAGGTCGGGATCACCATCCAGACCCTCGCCGTGAACTGA